From the Armatimonadota bacterium genome, the window CGCCGTCGATGATGGCAGACTGCACCGATTTGTGGATGACGTAGCCCCGCTTTTTCAGCACCCATGCCACCATGTCCTCTGCTTCGTCCTCGACAGTCATGCCGATGGTGTTGGACAGGTTGCGCACTTCGCGCTGCAGGCGCTCGAAAGCCACCTCCAGACGTTGCTGTCCTCGCTCCAGACGGTCCAGGCGCGCATCTGTCTGCTGTCGGTATCGGGCGAATTCCTCTTCGGTGCGCCGCTGTGCCTCGGCAAGAGCCTGCACCGCCTGCTCCAGACGGGTCAGCCGCTCGTTCGTCTCCTCGCGGTATCGGGCGAATTCCTCTTCGGTGCGCCGCTGTGCCTCGGCAAGAGCCTGCACTGCAGAGGTCAACGCCGCAATCTGCTCATCCGTACGCTGCTGTGCCTCGATGAGCTGGCGTATCTGCTGAGGAAGCGTTAGAAACTCCTGCCCCAGCAACGCTTCCAGCAAGCGACCCCTCCATTCAGGGTGCTGCTGCAAAATCGCAAGCAGGTCGTCTAAATCCTGCACCGTGAAAGGCATCTTTCTACCACCTGTTGTATTATACCGTGATTTTCGAGAATAGTCTTTCACTCCATCCGAACAAACGCCTTCACTACGCCGTCTCGATACTCTACAGCGGTATCGAACGCTTGCTGACACTGCGCCATTGGGAAGATGTGCGTTGCCAGCCGGGATAGCGGCACTCTGCCTTGCACCACCAGCGTCATCGCCCGTTTGAGAGTGAGGCGAGAACGACGCACCATGAGGATACTTAACCCCTTGCGCCGGGCAGCGGAACCTTCCAGGCGAACGTGTCCAGCGGGATTGGTTCCTATCATCAGGCACTTCGCGCCGGGCGCGGCGATTTGCGCGGTTTGCCACTGGGTGTCGTCTACCCCTGCACATTCGAACACGTAGTCGAAGCCCCTGCCGCTGGTAAAGCGTCGCGCTTCCGCGACCACATCGGTTTGTGCGGCGTGCACCACTTCGTCCGCGCCCAGCTCCCGTGCCAGATTCAGCCGATGCTGCAGCAAGTCGGTACAGAAGAGAGGATGCACCCCCATCTGCTTGAGAACCATCAGCACACACAATCCCAGCGTGCCGCAGCCTAATATCGCTGCCGAAGTGCCTGTACGCACCTTGCCCAGGTCTACTGCATGCAGTGCAATTGCCAGAGGCTCCAGTAATACCGCTTCGGCGTCGCTCAGGGTGTCGGGCACGGGTTCCAGCAGGTGCGCTGGATGGGTGATACGCTCCTGCATCGCTCCCGCTTTCGGGGGTAAGCCCAGAAAGAGGTGATTTGGGCAGAGGTTGAGGTCGCCGCGCAGACAGAACTCGCAGCGCAGGCAGGGTATCGCCGGTTCTATCGCCACCCGCCTGCCGAGAAGATGTGCGTGTTCCGAAGAGGTAACCTCCTCCACGACGCCCATCGCCTCATGTCCCAGCACAAAAGGCAATGATGCCCTGGCTTCGCCGATGGCGCCGTCGCGGAACAGGTGCAGGTCGGAACCGCAGATGCCTACCTGCAGTACGCGCACCAACGCGTCGCCTACCTGTGGTGACGGCTCGGGTACCAAAAGGCACTCCACCTGACGTATACCTGTGAGGCAGACCGACGATTGCACGGTGGATATA encodes:
- the gutB gene encoding sorbitol dehydrogenase; the encoded protein is MQSSVCLTGIRQVECLLVPEPSPQVGDALVRVLQVGICGSDLHLFRDGAIGEARASLPFVLGHEAMGVVEEVTSSEHAHLLGRRVAIEPAIPCLRCEFCLRGDLNLCPNHLFLGLPPKAGAMQERITHPAHLLEPVPDTLSDAEAVLLEPLAIALHAVDLGKVRTGTSAAILGCGTLGLCVLMVLKQMGVHPLFCTDLLQHRLNLARELGADEVVHAAQTDVVAEARRFTSGRGFDYVFECAGVDDTQWQTAQIAAPGAKCLMIGTNPAGHVRLEGSAARRKGLSILMVRRSRLTLKRAMTLVVQGRVPLSRLATHIFPMAQCQQAFDTAVEYRDGVVKAFVRME